ctttaaaatctttctcatctcatcttaaacctatggcctgCAGTTTTAGCCTTCAcgaccctagagaaaagacctggGCCAATCTCTGCCCCCCCATGATATTATTTACCTCTAcaaggtcatgcctcagcctccaatgctccagggaaaacagccccagcctattcagcctctccctataactcagttcctccaaccctggcagcaccttgtaaatcttttctgaagcctttctcgtttcacagcatctttcctgcagcagggagaccagaattgaattccAGCGTATTCCAGAAGTGGTATAACTAATattctgtacagtcacaacatgatctCCTCACTTTCCCAGTCTGGTCAAATCCATGATgtgtagaaacatcttctctggATGCACATTTTCAAATCCtattagaatttttaaaacttcaaacAGGTTAGCCTCAGTCTTCTCTTTTCCAAAGAAATGACACACAACCTGTTCAATCATTCCTAAAAGTGCTCAAttctgatagaacatagaacattacagcgcagtacagacccttcagccctcgatattgcaccgacctgtgaaaccaatctgaagcccatctaacctatactattccattttcatccatatgtgtatccaatgactatttaaatgcccttaaagttggcgaggcTACTACAGCTGAAGGCAGACCATTCCATGCCCCAcatattctctgagtaaagaaacaacctctgatatctgtcctatatttatcacccctcactttaaagcgATGTCTCCTTGTGCGAGCCATCAccgtctgaggaaaaaggctctcaccgtccacccagctaaccctctgattatcttacatgtctcaattaagtcacctctcaaccttcttctccctcATGAAAATATCCAGGTTAGTTCATGCAATATCTATTTATAATATGGAGACTGGAATTCTGCGCAGTGCAATTCTGAATGGTTACAATTCTGTACAAAATATAGAACAAAGTAAGATCACAACTACCTGAATGTGGGACAATGTTTTCTCATAGTCACTTTTGACACTTTCACATTCCTTCTTCTTCTCCTGAATTGGCTTCAGGGAAGTTTCCAGTTCTTCCTGAACAAAACCATCAATTAATTAGCACATTTTCAGAAATACATCCCCCAAAAATGAAACATCATTAAATTGAGATTCATATTTGCACAGACTCGGGTGATTGGGGAAATTATTAAATCAAGTGTGAGAAAAACATTCAGTCAGTTAGTGACATTTATCTGGGATTTGCTGCCTAGTTTGGTTGTGGAGGCATGAGAGATGTTGTAACCTGCAAGACTATGGGTCAGGGCCTGGAAGGTGGGATCAGTATGGGTGGCTCGTGTTTAACTTTGTATTTACACGGATTCAGAAATGATCagctgaatagcctgttcctgccaTAACTTTCTCTGGTTATATCAAATGAAGGCCATAAATGTTGCTTCATGGTGTTTGGTGTAACAAACAGAGCCAGAGAAGTGGTCAATGAAATTCATTCTGgagaagtgtaaggtgatgcatttggagagaATACACAATGACTGGTCAGATACTGAGAGGTGTAGAGGCACAGAAGGACTTTGAAGAACacgtccacagattcctgaaggtagCAACACAGCAAGGTAAGGTTATTAAAGAGACAGATGGCTCTTTATTTTATGGCTAGTGTATAAACTGTAAGAGCAGGATGTATACATTTGAATTGTAGAAATCATTAATAaggccacattacaggaaggatgggcCCACACCACAGCAGTGTGTTACCATGGAGAATTGGACACAGAAGGAAAGATGAAATAAACCAGGCCTGTTTCCTTCGGGAGGGGGTTGTACTAAATTAAGAGAGGCGCCGTGAAAAATTGGATACGAAGAACATAACTTCCTAAGTAATGATTTCACTGATTGAGTTAGTGGAATTGCTAAAACATTTGAAGGGAACCAAGAAACCTTTTCACAGGGTTTGGagttcactgcctgaaagtgtgagagagacagaaacacttGTCCCAGTGTggcgatgctgtcactttaagagtgattttgtccttttttttgaagagaggttgtaaggcagagataATGAACTAGCTACTGAAGACCTTGTGAGCTTGgggtcattgtttttttttcacaggctgaatgggtgtggtcagattagattacattacattagattacattacagaccactgtgccaccgtgccgcccactatttctGGATAGCTCTCCTATTTCTGGATTTTGGTTTTTTCAGTAACATTTGAAGATATTAGGGTCTCAaaagaagcttcagtgaatgtctctttGCTGCTACTCCCTCTGAatcttctcttgatgttttttcctcctgATTTAGAGAACTGCATgagagaatctgtgtctgaattttcctttgttCCAAGGGATGTGTTTAGGGATGGTCCTATACtggagcagttaattagtaatagttgctgcattgattatttggttaagttttccaacagttaagttattctaaatgaCTCTTTCATTGGTTGTATTTTAATGACAGTGTTTCAATAAGTTGTGTTTTGCTGAATGTCAAGTAGTTTGATCAGTTGCATCAGATCTGGTACAGACACTGTGTAATTGCCTTGAAATTTTGAAATAGTTTGGGTCTGGGCTATATTcttaaaatgtttggagggggtctggtctggcccacaacaacatttaaaacatattcCAAGGCTCCAGAACagaagctggaaagtgggatcaggACTGATGGCTCTTTATCTGCCAGCACAGATACAATAGGCTGAGCAGAcacattggagcaggagtaggccattcagccccttaggCCAGGCTGAGCCATTCTAGATCAGGGATGGTCATCTACATCAGTGCCTTTTGCTGCACTATCCCTTTGATCCCATCCCTATCTAGAAATTGCTggatctctgtcttgaacatactcagtgaCTGACCTGCCACAGGTCTCTGGAGTCAAGAATTCCAAAACTTCACCACCATCTGAATggtctccctctgtgctgtaaacgTTTGTGTTTCTGTGGTTGTTGATGGTGTCTTCTGTTCCTGGTTCATGGGGTTTCTGCTGAATTTCGTTCCCATATATCCCTCGTCTGCCTGACACCAGGCTCCCTGCACTAACAGCTCTGCTCACAACTCGGTCACAGCAGCAGCCACCCAGGAGGACAGCGGGACTCCAGCCTGGGAGTAGTCACTGTCACAGCAGACGTCTCCAATGGGTTATGGAGCAGTAAAGGGACGCAGCAGGTCCAGGGCTAATAGCCTGTCCAAGTGAGGCAGCCAGGCTGGTTAAAAGCACAGATGTGGTCTGAGACAGACAGGAGGGGGTTTACACAACAGGGGTGTGAAATGAAAAGGGCCAGATAATGGTGGGAAGGGGGAAAGGCATGGGCAAGGAAGAAAACTTAAAGGATGTGGTCGGAAGATGCAGAAAGGAGAGTGACACTGACGGGGACATGGTGGGGGGCAAGGAAGGGTGGGAATTACATGTTCAGAATGAGGAACTGAATGTGAcaatgagggtgagggtgagggagtaGGGGAGTTGGACAAGGGGCAGTGTCAGGGTTAGGCTGGAGTAGGGAACTGGATGGGTCTGGGCTCAGAGGTCAATGAAAATTCTGAAATAAGCACAGTGACCGGGGGGAGAGAGCGTAGCAGAGGGTGGGGAACAGAGGAAAGGATCAGATCATCAAGTATTGTTGGGGAAGTTAGAGGCGGAGGATTCATGTTGAAGGATTACAGTGAGAATTGAAGATTCACCATCTTCTCAGTACCTTCAAGATAATGTCCTTCACAGAGAATGCATGGGGCGAAGGGTGAGAGGCCTGAGCCCTGGAGACTCAGTTAATGTACAGCTACAATATCCCAAACTGACTGTAAACTGGACATTGTGTCAGCAATAAGTTATGGACTGAAGGCTCACATGAAGTGCTCACTAAACACTGCCATGAGATAGACTATCAGAACCCTGAACTCCCAGCCAGGTCACTCGATGCAGTGAGCTCCCTTTGAGGGGTGACTCCCATGCAGCAGCTTTGggtggatggagggagggaggaggaggctTGGCAGTGCTTGCATATGAAGCCATGCAGGAGCCTACACTGCCCCGGGACTCTGGATCAGGAGGAGATGGTGATGGATCCCTTATACATGTTACTCTTTCCCAGGTTACAGGGCTGGgtcactgggacagtgagagtCAGAGTGAGCTACGTGCCACATACATGGAATGCACTCTCGTGGTCAAGGTTACAACCTCCTTTCACATGGCAGAGTGAGGAAGAGGAGAAGCAGTCATGGGGTGTGCAGGATGGGCCGTTCCATGTTGAGGAGGGGGCAGGGCAGGCTCTCACTCACAATGTCTCAAAGGTTAGGTCAACTGTCCTGAGGAGACTGCACTGTCAGCCATGGAGACCAGCTTCCTCCTACTTCCCCCATCCGTCTGTCTGATCTGGGACCAGGAACCTGTTCTCACCTGGTACACGGCACTTGGCCTATCTGCCTATTGATATCATGTGTGATATCTGAACTCTTGCTTCTTAATAAATGTCATAAATCTATCTTGGCAAGTTCTGAACCACTTGCTTTGGATAATTGGAGCCTCCTGAATGTTAAAGCTTCCATGTACTTGTTTTAAAACCTCTCCCTGGCCTTGTCTTTCCCATTTCTCTGGAATCTCCTTCAGCCTCACAATCCTATTAGATACCTGCTCTCATCAAATTCTGAACATCCCTGATCTTCATCGCTCCCTCATTGGTGGCTGTACCATTAGCAGTCCAGGCCTGAGCTTCTGGAAGGTTCTCCCAAAATCTCTTcacctttctctctgtctctctctctgtctctctctctctctccctctctctctctctccccccttagGAGGATAAACCTCTCCCAGTGTGACCAAGCTTCTGGCCATGACCCTCATGTCACCTGATCTGGTTTGGTGTCTAAGTTCACTTCATAACATTCCCTTCAAGGGCCCTTGCAAGTTTTATGACATCACAAAACACTGATTAAATATACGTTTTCATTGTTGTTCTAAAGTAAAAATAATTCATCCAACTGCTAAGTAATTGAAGGGTAATTAGTGAAAGACGGTCAAACCTGAATCTCTGAATGTTCCCTGTTCAGGATTCCATTCTCTGTTTTCATCACCTACCCTTacctaattctggcctcttgaacatCCCCATTTTAATCACTCCGCCATCGGTGTCGCCACCTTTTGCATTCCAGGCCCTGAGCTTCTACAATGTTCCCTCTCAGCCTCTCACTCTCGTCccctctcttttttctctttcagGAAGATAAACTTCTTCCTCTTTTACCAAGCTTCTGACCATTGCTCTAACATCACCTGATGTGACTCAGGGTCTAATGTAATTTTAGAACAGACCCCTGAAAAGCATTAGGATGTTTTATTAGATTAAAAGCATTGGATACTTATAAGTTTTTGTGCTCGGTGTAAAATGAAGTTCAGACGAAAGTGCATCTTTGACCCTCTGTGGTTTACCGGAAGGAAAAAGATTCGCTAAGTAGTTGAAAAATAACCAGTGTGAGACACTCAAACCTGAATCTCTGAATGGTCCCTTTTCACGGTTCCATTCTCTGTTCctgtattttattttgctcagtgtctcctcaccttaaactcttCAGCAGCTTCTTCCACTGGCAGCACCTCGTGGTTTTGATGACTTTTTGAAATCTGACAAATCACACAGATGAGCTGATTATCAGTTTTACAGAAAACCTTCAGTTTCTCCTTGTGTCGGCTGCAttcctgctgaatttcaccacCTCTACCGCCTTTTACAAGTGTC
The sequence above is drawn from the Chiloscyllium plagiosum isolate BGI_BamShark_2017 unplaced genomic scaffold, ASM401019v2 scaf_3289, whole genome shotgun sequence genome and encodes:
- the LOC122546052 gene encoding E3 ubiquitin-protein ligase TRIM52-like — encoded protein: MEADLSCAVCHDLYKDPVLLDCDHSFCRSCVTQYWEKADTACCPVCRKETSSMSLRPNRTLSNIVETLVKGGRGGEIQQECSRHKEKLKVFCKTDNQLICVICQISKSHQNHEVLPVEEAAEEFKEELETSLKPIQEKKKECESVKSDYEKTLSHIQ